The DNA window atatttgCATTGAGGTTAGGGAATATGCAATCAATTAGCATATTGAGATCAGTATCTTCCCTAGTGTGTGGTATGCATATATCATGAGGAagatagatttcatcatcaccacTCGCCTCCTCAGAACCTCCACCGACACGCAGTAGGTATTCTGCAAACCACGGGTCGCTCTTTGCCCTCACATTGCGCACCAGTTTGAGATGTCGCATGGAATCCCAAAGGTCTTCCCTCTTCCCTCTTCGAATAACGAGAAGAACCTATCTAAAATCTCCACCAAACACCATGATCTTCCCTCCAAATGAAAGCTCAGGTTGGTCCATTATATCACGGAGGCTATTATCCAGTGCCTCGACAGACTGCCTCTTAGTCATGGTAGCCTCATCCCAAATAATGAGAGATGATGCTCGAAGCAGCTTGGCAGTACCACTTTGTTTCGTGAAGTTACAGAAGGCCCCATCATCGATGGTGAGAGGAATGTTGAAGCACgagtgggcggttctaccactGGGCATTATTGAGGCTGCAACACCAGATGTAGCTGTTGCCATTGCAATCTTTTTCTGGCTACATATTGTAGCGAGAAGGGCTTTGTAAAGATAAGTCTTTCCGGTCCCGCCAGGACCTTCCACAAAGAACACACCTCCATGTTCGGTATCAACTGAGGACATAATCTCATCGTATGTAGCCCACTGCTCCTCATTAAGAGTATCTGAAAGAGCCACATCATCCCTATTAGCCTCAATGCTGGTCTCCTCAAAAATCTCTCTAGGAATATCACAAGAGGCCCCTTATGTGTTGTCGATATCAGGAAGTGGATACATCTTTATATCCTTCTTCATTGATTGTAGCAATTTTTGAATATCTATGCGGACCATCTGCTGCACCATGAAGCTAGATTGATTGTTGCGCATGTAGTCCTCTAACATTGCCTCCTTGTGTTTCTCCCATAGTCCAAACACATTGCTGGCTTCACAAAATAACAATATTGTTGCAAAGAGCCTTCGCATCGCATATGGCACCATCCACTCGGTTGCCTCAGCAAGGCTCTCATCAAGTGTGTTGTCCTCTTCGATTAGGCCCCTTCTTTCTACAGCTTCACAAAAGGTTGGCACGATTACACCATCAACAGTCCTAAGATACTCAAAGGATGTTGCACCTCCCATGTGGTTTAGAAGAACCCTAAGATAGTAACGCTCCCCCTCAGCTGGATTGGTAGACACAATTCTTCCAATCTGTTGTAATCTATCACGTACCCTCTTCTACCAAACTTTGTCCTATGCTTGTGAAAGTCCTAGTtcggttttggataattgatgaaacctatgcactaacctttgtcatgagttgtgacatgagctaggttggtgcaatccaagttgtGAAGTATGGTGGCACTCAAACGGTGATGTTGATCACAggaaatgatgagatggccacatgtgatgatgatca is part of the Miscanthus floridulus cultivar M001 chromosome 9, ASM1932011v1, whole genome shotgun sequence genome and encodes:
- the LOC136480020 gene encoding uncharacterized protein: MGGATSFEYLRTVDGVIVPTFCEAVERRGLIEEDNTLDESLAEATEWMVPYAMRRLFATILLFCEASNVFGLWEKHKEAMLEDYMRNNQSSFMVQQMVRIDIQKLLQSMKKDIKIEIFEETSIEANRDDVALSDTLNEEQWATYDEIMSSVDTEHGGVFFVEGPGGTGKTYLYKALLATICSQKKIAMATATSGVAASIMPSGRTAHSCFNIPLTIDDGAFCNFTKQSGTAKLLRASSLIIWDEATMTKRQSVEALDNSLRDIMDQPELSFGGKIMVFGGDFR